The genomic window AGAATTGTTTTGAACCAATTTAGAAGTGTTTTTACCCATTAAATGATCAATAACATCAGTAGCGCGTTCAAGTTCGTCTTTGTGTACTAGAATGTCTTGTAAGGTCTGATTTAAATCACCAGGATAATTAATACGCTCAAACTTCGATTTGGCTCTAATTACTGCACAAATATTAAGTGCTGCTAAGTCATTAAAAACACGTTGTACATCGTTGAGATTTCCGGTAAATACTTTAATGTAGTTTTTCATTGTAGTTTGTTTTTAAAAGTTTATTCCTACAAGATAATAAATAAAGTAATCAAAATAAAGAGTTAAAGCGTTAAAAATCAGTTAAGTTTTTGCGTGTGCGCCAACACTTTTTTTTAAGGCTCTATTTCTAAATTTATACCTTCAATAATTGACGTCGCTTTTTCTAGCTCATCCTTATGTACATAAATTTCTTGAAGGCCTTGTATAGCCGAGCCAAATCCAGCTAGTCTTCCAGATTCTGTTTCATCTTTTATTACAGCTGTAATGTTCTCATTTTCTAAATCTGAAACAATACGTTGTACAACAATAAAGTCTCCAGAGAAAACTTTTATATAGTTTGAATTTGTCATAATAAATTTTAGTTTAATGTTCTAACTAAATATACAACATTTTTAAACACAAAAAAAGCCGGCCATGGCCGACTTTTAATTTTTAACACGTGTTTAACTATCTTAATTCCGCACCAAGTTGTCTTTCAAAACTCGATTTCAATTTGTTCATTATTTTATCAATTTGTTTATCGGTTAACGTTTTGTTTTCATCTTGAAGAGTAAAACTCACTGCGTAACTCTTTTTGCCTGTTGGAAGGTTTTTACCTTGGTAAACATCAAAAAGGTTAACCGATTTTAGTAATTGCTTTTCACTTTGTTTTGCCAATTTATAAATAGACTCAAAGGTTACATTGTCATCCAATAATAAAGCGAAATCACGCTTTACTTCAGGATATTTGGTAATGGCTTTAAAAGTAATTTTATTGCGTTTAACAACATCTAAAATAGCATCCCAGTTAAAGTCTGCAAAAATAACATCTTGGCTAATGTCAAAATGCTTTAAAACTTGATTTTTAACTAATCCAAAATCCACTAAAGTAGTTTTTCCTAAACCTAGGCTTATTCCTTCACTTATTAAATCGTTTTTAGTTGGCGCTTCGCTAAATCTAGAAATGCCTAAACGTTCTAAAAGAGAGATAATACTCCCTTTCATAAAGAAGAAATCACTTTTTTCGCTAGATGAAATCCAGTTATCTTGTGATTGATTTCCCGTTGAAAATACAGCTAGATGTTTAAATTCTTCGCGCTTATCTTGGTAACCATGGTAGGTTTTTCCGAATTCGAATAATTTTAAATCACCACGTTTTCTATTGATGTTGAATGATACAGCCTCTAAACCTGAAAATAATAGCGATTGGCGCATAACCGACAAATCGTTACTTAAAGGGTTTAGCATGGTAATATTGTGTTCTTCTTTTAATTGTTCACTTAAAGCAGCGTAATTTGGCGTTGTAAGTGAGTTTGATAGTATTTCGAAAAACCCTTGCGAAGCCAATTGATTTCCTGTAATATTTTGAATTTTATAATCCTCAAAACGTGATGTAGGAGAAATAGAAGCGTTTAGTTTTTCGGTAGTTTTTACGTTATTGTAACCGTAAACACGCAAAATTTCTTCTATAATATCTGCTTCACGCTGCACATCGTTTCGGTATGCAGGCACCGTTAAACCTAACCCAGTTTCTGTAACATTGTTTATTTTTATATCTAAAGAAGATAAAATACGTTTTATAGTTTCCTTCGGAATTTCCTCTCCAATTAATTTTTCAGCATTATCGAAACTTAATCTAACTTCGAAATCTTGAATTTTCTTTGGATAGAAATCAATAATATCACTAGTAATTTCCCCACCAGCTAATTCCTGAATTAATAAAGTTGCGCGTTTTAAAGCATATTCCGTAATGTTTGGATCAATGCCACGTTCAAATCTAAAAGAAGCGTCAGTATTTAAAGCGTGTCTTTTTGCCGTTTTACGAACACTTACTGGATTAAAATAAGCACTTTCTAAAAAGATACTTGTAGTATGTTCTGAAACTCCAGAGTTTAATCCGCCAAAAACACCAGCAATACACATTGGTTTTTCAGCATCACAAATCATTAGGTCATCTTCGTGTAATTCACGTTCTACACCATCTAAAGTGATAAATTTTGTTCCAGCTTCTAAGGTTTTAACTTCAACTTTATTACCCGATATTTTTGCTGCATCAAAAGCGTGTAGTGGTTGCCCTAATTCATGTAAAACATAATTAGTAGCATCAACAATATTATTTATTGGGCTTAGTCCAATCGCTTTTAAGCGGTGTTGCAACCAAGCTGGAGATTCTTTTACTTTTATACCAGAAATAGTAACGCCACAGTAGCGTGGTGCTAATTCCTTATTATGCACATCGATATCCATTTTTAGGGTGCGGTTTTCAACGTGAAAGGCACTTACCGATGGTGTAATAAGTTCTAAGTTTATGTCTTTTTGGATTAGTCCAGCTTTTAAATCACGGGCTGTTCCAAAATGACTCATGGCATCGGCACGGTTTGGTGTTAATCCAATTTCAAAAACTTGATCGTTTTCAATTTCGAAAATATCTGCTGCAGGCGTACCAACTTCTAATGTTTCATCTAAAACTAAAATACCGTCGTGTCCTTTTCCTAAGCCAAGTTCATCTTCAGCACAAATCATCCCGAAACTTTCTTCACCTCTAATTTTACCTTTTTTAATGGTCCAAGCTTCTCCTTCTTCCGAGTATAAAGTGGTTCCAATAGTAGCAACAGGTACTTTTTGTCCGGCAGCAACATTGGGAGCGCCACAAACAATTTGTACAGGTCCATCTAAACCAATATTTACAGTAGTAATGTTTAGTTTATCGGCGTTTGGGTGTTTTACACAAGTTAAAACCTCACCAACTACAACACCTTCTAATCCGCCTTTTACAGATTGATAGGCTTCAATGCCTTCAACTTCAAGTCCTAAATCGGTAAGTAATTCGCTGGTTTGTTCTGGAGTCCAATCTGTTTTTAAAAATTGCTTTAGCCAGTTATATGAAATCTTCATAAATCGTTTTCGTATTAAGCGAACAAAGATAAATTATTGTGCTAAGCTTTCAAACAAAGGGATGTGAATTGTTTTATGAAAATGTGATATTGTTTTGGTTAAGTTTAATCATTTTTACAATCCTTCAATCCTTCAATCATCTCATTAAAATCATATTGTAAATCTTCATGTAAACCCGATATTATCTTTTTCACCATAAGTAATTGACGATCATAGAGATTTACCAATTGTGTGCTGCGCTTGATGCTTGGTGAAAAATTTTTTAATGTTTGGCAGAAATAGATAAGTAGTTCGGCTTCGGTTTCTTTTTTCTGTGAATAACGCACAAACTTTTTTACATTTCTAAGAATTTTTCGAACAGATTTTCTAATATAAAAAAAGCTATCTCTGTTTATGGTTTCAAACTCATTGTCTATGTATGTTTTTACAGATTGAATATAGTCGTCTTCATGAGCCGATTCGAATAATAAATAGGTGAGGAGTTCTTTGTTTTCTTTTTTAAAGCGTGATAACCTAAGGCAAAGTGCTATTAACTCTTCGTTGGATTGATGTTGTAATTCTTTTTTAATAGCGACTGCCGAAACTGCTTTCATTTAGAAATAAATTAGATTTTAAATTTAATAAAATAATATGGGTTTCCACAAGCTTAGCCAGACAAAGTAATTTAGACTTGCTTTTATTGAAAAGTAATTTTAATATGAAAAAAGAAAGGTTTTGACAGGAGAAACCCGGCAAAACCTTTTTTAATTATTTTTTATAATGAACTGAATTATCTCAATTTAGGGAAATTTGCAGGATTACTTTCATGCATAACATCATAAATAGCTTCAAAAATATCTTCAGCTGAAGGTTTTGAAAAATAATCACCATCATTTCCGTAAGCTGGTCTATGGGCTTTTGCAGTTAATGTTTTTGGTGCACTATCTAAATATTGAAAAGCATTTTGCTTGATTAAAATTTCGTCTAAAATATATGCAGATGCACCACCTGGAACATCTTCATCTATAATCATGACGCGATTAGTTTTTGCTATACTTTTTACAATATCATGGTTTAAATCGAATGGAATTAATGATTGTACATCAATAATTTCTACGTTAATACCAAGAGCCATAAGGTCTTTCGCTGTTTGCTGAACTATTCTTAGAGTAGAACCATAAGATATTAAAGTAATATCTGTACCTTCTTTAACAGTTTCAACAACTCCAATAGGTGTTTTAATAGCACTTAAATTGTTTGGCATTTTTTCTTTTAAACGGTATCCATTTAAACATTCTACAACAATTGCAGGATCATCTCCATTTAATAATGTGTTATAAAAACCGGCGGCTTTAGTCATGTTTCGTGGTACCAATAAGTGCACACCTTTAACTAGGTTTAAAATACCACCCATCGGTGATCCCGAATGCCAGATACCTTCAAGTCTGTGTCCTCGAGTTCGTATAATTAACGGTGCTTTTTGCTTTCCTTTGGTACGGTAATGCAGAGTAGCTAAATCGTCACTAATAATTTGAAGTGCGTATAAAATATAATCTAAATACTGAATTTCTGCAATAGGGCGTAAGCCACGTAATGACATGCCGATACCTTGACCAATAATTGTTGCTTCACGAATTCCTGTATCGGCAACTCGTAATTCACCATACTTTTCTTGTAAGCCTTCTAAACCTTGGTTTACATCTCCAATCTTTCCTGTGTCTTCACCAAAAACTAAAACTTCTGGGTGATTGCTTAGAATATAATCGAAATTATCACGAATAATAATACGGCCATCTACTAATTCTGCTTCGTCTGGATAAGTTGGCTTAATTTCTTTTATTCTTATGTTTGCACGTTGCGTTTCCGAATATAAATGCGAACTAAAGTTGTGTTGTGTTTTGTTTATATTGGAATTTATCCAATTGGCAAGAGTCGTTTTTTCAGTATTAGTTTCACCAAGTGTTAGGCGAAGTGTTTTTCTAGCCGTGGATAAAATATCTTTTCTAGTTGGCTCGGTTATACCTTCTAAATCGCTAGCTAATTTTGAGATAAAAACACGGTTGGCACTTTTTGATGCCACTTGCTTTAAAATATTAATTATCTCAAGTTGTTCTTTTTTTATTGGTCTTAAAAAAGTATTCCAAGCATTCTTTTTGGCATCACGTACATTTCTTTTTGCTGTACGTTCTATTTCTACTAAAGCTTCGTTGGTTGCAATACCGCTTTCAATAATCCATTCACGCATTTTGGCATTACAATCGTGGTTGTTTTCCCATTCTAAACGTTCTGCATTTTTATAGCGCTCATGCGATCCTGAAGTAGAATGACCTTGTGGTTGCGTTAATTCGGTAACGTGAATTAAAACAGGTACATGTTCTTCTCTAGCAATCTTAGCTGCCTCTTGGTAGGTTTCCATTAAATTAGGATAATCCCAACCTTTTACTCTAAGGATTTCGTATCCTTTTTCATCTTTATTACGTTGAAACCCTTTTAAAATTTCAGAAATATTTTCTTTAGTGGTTTGGTGTTTGGCATGTACGGAAATTCCGTATTCATCATCCCAAACGCTAATAACCATAGGTACTTGTAATACACCTGCTGCATTTATGGTTTCAAAAAATAATCCCTCACTTGTACTTGCGTTACCAATAGTACCCCAAGCAACTTCATTTCCTTTAACCGAAAAATTATTGGTGTTAATATCTTTTACATTTCGGAATATTTTAGAAGCCTGAGCTAATCCTAATAAACGAGGCATTTGCCCTGAGGTAGGAGAAATATCTGCACTAGAATTATACTGTTCTGTTAGGTTTTTCCAACTCCCATTGTCATTTAAACTGTGAGTAACAAAATGACCACCCATTTGGCGTCCGGCAGACATAGGTTCCAATTCTAAATTAGTGTTGGCGTATAAACCTGCAAAAAACTGTTCGTTGGTTAACGCACCAATAGCCATCATAAAAGTTTGATCGCGATAATATCCTGATCTCCAATCACCTTTTAAAAAGGCTTTTGCCATGGCTAATTGTGGAACTTCTTTTCCATCTCCAAAAATTCCAAATTTGGCCTTTCCTGTTAAAACTTCTCGGCGACCTAATAAACTACATTCTCGACTCACCACAGCAATTTTGTAGTCGTTTAAAACTTCTGTTTTAAAATCTTCGAAAGAGAGGTTGTTGGTAACGTCTGGAATTGTCTGCATATTGTATAGAATACTTTTTGCAAAAGTAATCAATCTTAGTGATTTTTACAATATTATAGTGCGTTAAAAAACTGTTATTAATTTTGTTAAATACTGTTTTATCTTGTTTTTGTTGATTTTTTCGTATTAGTAATTATGTATTACTGATAATTCTATAAAAAATTAAAACCAACGACGTCTAAATAAGCCAAGAAGAGCTTGTGGGTCTAAAGTGAATTTAAACCTGATTTTTTGGTCGTAATGGGGTTGACCAATTTCCCATCCAAGATTGGAGTAAAGTGGAAGGTAAATTTCGAAATAGTCGGTAACTAAATTAATTCGAACACCCGAATCGTATACAAAATGTGCATCGCGGTGTTTGTTTTTAACTAAACCAATATCACCATATAGTAAAACGTAATTCCAAAGCGTTGTACTTGTGTTTATGGTAGAAATCCATTGGTTTGCAAACGGAGTATCTAGTTTAGATTTAAAGCCTCCTTCGGCTTCTATGTATTGTTGACTGAATATACCTGATGCTTCCGAACGCCCTAAATAAGAATAGTCGAATAAATAATCTGACGGTCGGTCTAGAGCAAAACTAAAATAGTTAGTATTGGTAGGTATATTATTTTTAATAAAAGCACCAGTAAAAAAACGAATATTTAACTGTCTATTGTTTTCAAATAATCTTCTGTATTCATAATTAAAAGCAAGCTTACTAAAGTTTTTAGCAACTTGAAAATCGGAATACCAACTGCTATATTTTATAAGATTGTTGTTCGATTTGGTATAACGTGCATTAAAAACAGAGTAATTTGGTTCTGAGTTCGTTAATATATTATTAAGGTCTTGGTCTCTATTAATATCCAAATATCTTAAATTAAGGGATCCCCGTTTATTAGATCTTAAATCGGAGTGTTCTCTAAAACTCAATGAAATAGATGGTTGAATTTTACTCACAAATAAATCTTCTGCATAAGATTTGTAACTTCCGGATATACCGTAGTTTATAGCATACAAGTTTCTGTTTTCAAAATAATGTGTTTTATACGCAGAAGCTCCACCAGTAAAAGTTTTCGATTTAATGGCATATTGAGGTTCTATACTATAATTAAATAATTTTCTTAAAACTGTTTTGTTGTAGGCTCTTATTCCAAGTGTAAGCCCGTCGTAAATATTATTAAATTCTACAACAGGCATAAAAAATACCTGATTGTAATGCGGATCTTCAATATCTTGAAATAGTCTAAATTGTAAAGGTTTGTTATTAAAAAAGAAGCCTTTTAGTGATTTCCAATTATCCCTTAAGTTGTTCTCCGGAATACTATTTTCGTAATTTAAAGCTAATTTATTAGCGCCATTTCTTGGTAAAGTAATGGTTTTAATACCCGAGATGTTTTCTAACCAAGTTTTAGAAATAATACTATCATTATTTAAAGCATAAAGAGAAACAGGCATGCTGTTATTTCTCTTGTTTTTAATAGTTAACGTAATAGAATCTTCTGTTTTTGTTACTTTTTTTATTTTGAAATCTATTTTTTTTCGAGTGGATATATATTCAGAAAAAAACCAATCTATATCTTTATCTGTGTTTGATTTTAAAAGAGCTTCAAAAGCTTTAGTATTGGTTGGTTTTAACTTGTTTGTTTTTAAAAACGATTTAATACTATTTTCAACTACATCACCATTTACAAACTCATCTAAATATTTAAGTCCAATTCCTGCCTTATATTTATTGGCGATATTTTTATTAAATTTTAAAAGAGAATCCTTTGCCATAGTTAAAGGTTGATCTCTGTTTGTTCTAGCCATAAGCATGTAAGCTAGTGTATATTTATCGTTAAACTTCATATCGGCTGCATGAAAAGGGCGAATGGCCCAAAAATTACTCAGGCTACCTAAGAATTTCATGTTAGGATAATACTCATCTACGTAATTTATAGTATAATAAGTTTGAATGCCATCTATTAACCATTGCTCTTTTCTAGGGTTTAGTAATAGTGTATTTTCTAAATAATTATGTAATATTAGTTTTAATAATTTCAATTCGTATTGAAAATTATCGGGATAAGGTTTTATGAAATTTGGTAAAAAATTAAGTCCATAAACGGGGTCTTTGGCATAATCTATTTCAGTAATTAATAGTCTTTCATGTGGATATGCACCAAAGGTTTTTAGTAAGAAATCGGAAACTTTTTCGGTAATTAAAATCTTATCAATAATTTCTAAATCATCATCTTTTATATTTGAAATTAGAGAAAAATCGTCACTTTTAATAGCTTTGAAAGTAGATTGCTTGGTTAAAAATAGTTTGGTGTTAATTCTATCTTCTCCTCCTAATTTTATGGTTTTTATATCATTTTGTTGCGCCGTTTCTAACACATCTAATTCCGAAGTTATTGTATAACTCTCTGGGTATTCAATCTCTAAAGTAACGTCGGCTTTAGGTATATATAGATCATCTAAATCTTTATTACTGTAATATTGCCATTTACCATCGTAAACTGCTGGTGTAATATACCAATAGCGTAGATTGAAATCACCAAAATCTGTAATTCCATAACTTGTAAATTTGCTGTTAGGGACTTGCACACGGTATTCTAGATCAATAGTGTAAGCAGTGTGGGGTTCGAGCGCCTTAACAAGCTTAACCTCTAAAATATCCATTTGGTTTTTAACGCGCGAAAAGTTTAAAACAGCATCATTTTGTTTTATAGAAGTTACTACGGAATAACCGCGATCTTCATTTTTAGCTAAATGAAAATCATTTTTATATTCGTCTGCAATTCGTATTGCTAGAGGTGTTTTTTTTGTAGAATAACTGTTGCTCCAGTCGTTTAGATAAATCGTTTTTAATGTATCTTCCGTAGTATTATGATATGTAATAGATTGTACAATTATAATAGATTTATTCTCAATGTCAAACTTGGCTTTTAAGTCAATTTTATTCTGACTAAAACCTGAAAAGCATATTGAAGAAAACACGAAAAAAAATAAAAATTGTAACTTCAAATTATTTTAGCATTAATAGGGTTTATAGCACTTAAGGTGTTGCAATATAATAAAATAACGTGGCTTAAAAATAAAACTTTTAAGTTTAACTAAATTTATTAAAAAATGAGTTTGGTTGTTCTTTAAGAGTTGGTTTCTATGAGTTGTCTTTTATTTAAATTAAGTAACTCATGAATGTGATAATTTAGTTAAAACTCTATCTATATTATTTAGATTTAATAATATAGATAGAGTTTTAATCTATAACGTTAAGATTATCTCCAAACTAGTTATATTAACTTGATTCAATGGTTGTTAAAAATTAGGAGTTAACCTAGATTCTTGATAAAACTTATCAAGTATAGTAATCACTTCATCTTCAGTATCTACTAAATGAATCAAGTCTAAATCCTTTGGGCTAATATTTCCAAAAG from Algibacter sp. L1A34 includes these protein-coding regions:
- a CDS encoding DUF2007 domain-containing protein; this encodes MKNYIKVFTGNLNDVQRVFNDLAALNICAVIRAKSKFERINYPGDLNQTLQDILVHKDELERATDVIDHLMGKNTSKLVQNNSNSKPIRRNYA
- a CDS encoding putative signal transducing protein: MTNSNYIKVFSGDFIVVQRIVSDLENENITAVIKDETESGRLAGFGSAIQGLQEIYVHKDELEKATSIIEGINLEIEP
- the pheT gene encoding phenylalanine--tRNA ligase subunit beta, whose translation is MKISYNWLKQFLKTDWTPEQTSELLTDLGLEVEGIEAYQSVKGGLEGVVVGEVLTCVKHPNADKLNITTVNIGLDGPVQIVCGAPNVAAGQKVPVATIGTTLYSEEGEAWTIKKGKIRGEESFGMICAEDELGLGKGHDGILVLDETLEVGTPAADIFEIENDQVFEIGLTPNRADAMSHFGTARDLKAGLIQKDINLELITPSVSAFHVENRTLKMDIDVHNKELAPRYCGVTISGIKVKESPAWLQHRLKAIGLSPINNIVDATNYVLHELGQPLHAFDAAKISGNKVEVKTLEAGTKFITLDGVERELHEDDLMICDAEKPMCIAGVFGGLNSGVSEHTTSIFLESAYFNPVSVRKTAKRHALNTDASFRFERGIDPNITEYALKRATLLIQELAGGEITSDIIDFYPKKIQDFEVRLSFDNAEKLIGEEIPKETIKRILSSLDIKINNVTETGLGLTVPAYRNDVQREADIIEEILRVYGYNNVKTTEKLNASISPTSRFEDYKIQNITGNQLASQGFFEILSNSLTTPNYAALSEQLKEEHNITMLNPLSNDLSVMRQSLLFSGLEAVSFNINRKRGDLKLFEFGKTYHGYQDKREEFKHLAVFSTGNQSQDNWISSSEKSDFFFMKGSIISLLERLGISRFSEAPTKNDLISEGISLGLGKTTLVDFGLVKNQVLKHFDISQDVIFADFNWDAILDVVKRNKITFKAITKYPEVKRDFALLLDDNVTFESIYKLAKQSEKQLLKSVNLFDVYQGKNLPTGKKSYAVSFTLQDENKTLTDKQIDKIMNKLKSSFERQLGAELR
- a CDS encoding thiamine pyrophosphate-dependent enzyme, coding for MQTIPDVTNNLSFEDFKTEVLNDYKIAVVSRECSLLGRREVLTGKAKFGIFGDGKEVPQLAMAKAFLKGDWRSGYYRDQTFMMAIGALTNEQFFAGLYANTNLELEPMSAGRQMGGHFVTHSLNDNGSWKNLTEQYNSSADISPTSGQMPRLLGLAQASKIFRNVKDINTNNFSVKGNEVAWGTIGNASTSEGLFFETINAAGVLQVPMVISVWDDEYGISVHAKHQTTKENISEILKGFQRNKDEKGYEILRVKGWDYPNLMETYQEAAKIAREEHVPVLIHVTELTQPQGHSTSGSHERYKNAERLEWENNHDCNAKMREWIIESGIATNEALVEIERTAKRNVRDAKKNAWNTFLRPIKKEQLEIINILKQVASKSANRVFISKLASDLEGITEPTRKDILSTARKTLRLTLGETNTEKTTLANWINSNINKTQHNFSSHLYSETQRANIRIKEIKPTYPDEAELVDGRIIIRDNFDYILSNHPEVLVFGEDTGKIGDVNQGLEGLQEKYGELRVADTGIREATIIGQGIGMSLRGLRPIAEIQYLDYILYALQIISDDLATLHYRTKGKQKAPLIIRTRGHRLEGIWHSGSPMGGILNLVKGVHLLVPRNMTKAAGFYNTLLNGDDPAIVVECLNGYRLKEKMPNNLSAIKTPIGVVETVKEGTDITLISYGSTLRIVQQTAKDLMALGINVEIIDVQSLIPFDLNHDIVKSIAKTNRVMIIDEDVPGGASAYILDEILIKQNAFQYLDSAPKTLTAKAHRPAYGNDGDYFSKPSAEDIFEAIYDVMHESNPANFPKLR
- a CDS encoding metalloprotease, which encodes MKLQFLFFFVFSSICFSGFSQNKIDLKAKFDIENKSIIIVQSITYHNTTEDTLKTIYLNDWSNSYSTKKTPLAIRIADEYKNDFHLAKNEDRGYSVVTSIKQNDAVLNFSRVKNQMDILEVKLVKALEPHTAYTIDLEYRVQVPNSKFTSYGITDFGDFNLRYWYITPAVYDGKWQYYSNKDLDDLYIPKADVTLEIEYPESYTITSELDVLETAQQNDIKTIKLGGEDRINTKLFLTKQSTFKAIKSDDFSLISNIKDDDLEIIDKILITEKVSDFLLKTFGAYPHERLLITEIDYAKDPVYGLNFLPNFIKPYPDNFQYELKLLKLILHNYLENTLLLNPRKEQWLIDGIQTYYTINYVDEYYPNMKFLGSLSNFWAIRPFHAADMKFNDKYTLAYMLMARTNRDQPLTMAKDSLLKFNKNIANKYKAGIGLKYLDEFVNGDVVENSIKSFLKTNKLKPTNTKAFEALLKSNTDKDIDWFFSEYISTRKKIDFKIKKVTKTEDSITLTIKNKRNNSMPVSLYALNNDSIISKTWLENISGIKTITLPRNGANKLALNYENSIPENNLRDNWKSLKGFFFNNKPLQFRLFQDIEDPHYNQVFFMPVVEFNNIYDGLTLGIRAYNKTVLRKLFNYSIEPQYAIKSKTFTGGASAYKTHYFENRNLYAINYGISGSYKSYAEDLFVSKIQPSISLSFREHSDLRSNKRGSLNLRYLDINRDQDLNNILTNSEPNYSVFNARYTKSNNNLIKYSSWYSDFQVAKNFSKLAFNYEYRRLFENNRQLNIRFFTGAFIKNNIPTNTNYFSFALDRPSDYLFDYSYLGRSEASGIFSQQYIEAEGGFKSKLDTPFANQWISTINTSTTLWNYVLLYGDIGLVKNKHRDAHFVYDSGVRINLVTDYFEIYLPLYSNLGWEIGQPHYDQKIRFKFTLDPQALLGLFRRRWF